The Agromyces mangrovi genome contains a region encoding:
- a CDS encoding FKBP-type peptidyl-prolyl cis-trans isomerase — translation MHRTLRRAAPIALLSASALLLAGCASTPDEPDATTEAGACLEVAAGAESDSVEVSGDFGVQPTAEFDVPLDADALQRTIVEEGDGDATEIGDAVTAQITVFSGSTGELAFSQEATLTVADGSIFPAFLSGIDCLPVGTRTVTIAPSDELFGDEGNPDIGIAGGDTVVIVTDLVDRIEPAVPQEWTEDVPDVSFDDAGVPTVTLPDTEPSDDLLIAVLEEGDGAEVGEGDTVTVQYQGISWDTGEVFDQSYGGEPISFSTAGVIEGFGAALVGQKVGTQLIVTIPPRYAYGEEGAGQQLSGQTLVFLIDIEDTAPAAG, via the coding sequence ATGCATCGCACCCTGCGCCGTGCCGCGCCCATCGCACTGCTCTCCGCCTCCGCACTGCTGCTCGCCGGCTGCGCGTCCACGCCCGACGAGCCCGACGCCACGACCGAGGCGGGCGCCTGCCTCGAGGTCGCCGCGGGTGCCGAGAGCGACTCGGTCGAGGTCTCGGGCGACTTCGGCGTGCAGCCGACCGCCGAGTTCGACGTGCCGCTCGACGCCGATGCGCTCCAGCGCACCATCGTCGAGGAGGGCGACGGCGACGCCACGGAGATCGGCGACGCCGTGACCGCGCAGATCACCGTCTTCTCGGGCAGCACCGGCGAGCTCGCGTTCTCGCAGGAGGCGACGCTGACGGTCGCCGACGGGTCGATCTTCCCGGCATTCCTCTCGGGCATCGACTGCCTGCCGGTCGGTACCCGCACCGTCACCATCGCGCCGAGCGACGAGCTCTTCGGCGACGAGGGCAACCCCGACATCGGCATCGCGGGCGGCGACACCGTCGTCATCGTGACCGACCTGGTCGACCGCATCGAGCCGGCCGTGCCGCAGGAGTGGACCGAGGACGTGCCCGACGTGTCGTTCGACGACGCCGGCGTGCCCACCGTGACGCTGCCCGACACCGAGCCGTCGGACGACCTGCTCATCGCCGTGCTCGAGGAGGGCGACGGCGCCGAGGTCGGCGAGGGCGACACGGTCACCGTGCAGTACCAGGGCATCAGCTGGGACACCGGCGAGGTCTTCGACCAGAGCTACGGCGGCGAGCCGATCAGCTTCAGCACCGCCGGCGTGATCGAGGGCTTCGGCGCCGCGCTCGTCGGCCAGAAGGTCGGCACGCAGCTGATCGTCACGATCCCGCCCCGCTACGCCTACGGCGAGGAAGGTGCCGGCCAGCAGCTCTCGGGCCAGACCCTCGTCTTCCTCATCGACATCGAGGACACCGCGCCCGCGGCCGGCTGA
- a CDS encoding class I SAM-dependent methyltransferase, whose protein sequence is MGEAATTPAYAESFAEAAADFGVLGPQLWEPVSTATIMRTRPMPGERVLDACCGDGASALPAAELVGEEGHVDAVDAAQAMIDRLVTRAGSDLPQLHPHTADVLEWDADGYDLVQCVLGVFFFDDPRAGAEHLVSLARPGGRVGFTIWAPGAIEPLAEALFEALLPFRPELEDLDLADMSPVMRSASTPGALAVWMGGLGLTQVRADAVPRTLELSPELAWGFARGTGMRALFGDLGARKVEEVRTAFLATIAEREIERIDASTLVGVGRRPE, encoded by the coding sequence ATGGGGGAAGCGGCGACGACGCCCGCGTACGCCGAGTCATTCGCCGAGGCGGCGGCCGACTTCGGGGTGCTCGGGCCGCAATTGTGGGAACCGGTCTCGACGGCGACGATCATGCGCACGAGGCCGATGCCGGGCGAGCGCGTGCTCGACGCGTGCTGCGGCGACGGCGCATCGGCGCTGCCTGCGGCCGAGCTCGTCGGCGAGGAGGGGCACGTCGACGCGGTGGATGCCGCCCAGGCGATGATCGACCGACTCGTCACGCGGGCCGGGAGCGACCTGCCCCAGTTGCATCCGCACACCGCCGACGTGCTCGAGTGGGACGCGGACGGCTACGACCTCGTGCAGTGCGTGCTCGGCGTGTTCTTCTTCGACGACCCGCGCGCCGGGGCGGAGCACCTGGTCTCGCTCGCACGCCCCGGAGGCCGCGTCGGGTTCACGATCTGGGCGCCGGGCGCGATCGAGCCGCTCGCGGAGGCGCTGTTCGAGGCGCTCCTGCCGTTCCGGCCCGAGCTGGAGGACCTCGACCTCGCCGACATGTCGCCCGTCATGCGGTCGGCGTCGACGCCGGGCGCGCTCGCGGTGTGGATGGGTGGGCTCGGGCTCACGCAGGTGCGCGCCGACGCGGTGCCTCGCACGCTCGAGCTCTCGCCCGAGCTCGCGTGGGGTTTCGCACGCGGCACCGGCATGCGCGCGCTGTTCGGCGACCTCGGCGCGCGCAAGGTCGAGGAGGTGCGCACGGCGTTCCTCGCGACGATCGCCGAGCGCGAGATCGAGCGCATCGACGCGAGCACGCTGGTCGGGGTGGGCCGCCGCCCCGAGTAG
- a CDS encoding energy-coupling factor transporter transmembrane component T family protein: MLLLIFTRGIAIPLAFIVLVVALLLVGARLSGRVTAAIVVGLPVVIALMGVSFGLWVDASRIDQGSPAASVVLLEIGDWRFTLAAYLVGLATSLRIAALLALALLSGLTTSGPDLVRSMVQQLRVPYRIGYTALAAFRFVPRFGHELEVIRQAHRVRGTDAGRGPVAAVRRSIGYAVPLLASAIRHAERVALAMDARAFGAHTTRTERYLVPWRARDTVFVLAFWAVAIALYWWGVSSGLGALTTSRTEITA; encoded by the coding sequence ATGCTGCTGCTCATCTTCACGCGCGGCATCGCGATTCCGCTCGCGTTCATCGTGCTCGTCGTGGCGCTGCTGCTCGTGGGCGCGCGTCTGAGCGGGCGGGTCACCGCCGCGATCGTGGTCGGGCTGCCGGTCGTGATCGCACTGATGGGCGTGAGCTTCGGCCTCTGGGTCGACGCGTCGCGCATCGACCAGGGCTCGCCCGCGGCATCCGTCGTGCTGCTCGAGATCGGCGACTGGCGCTTCACGCTGGCCGCCTACCTGGTCGGCCTCGCGACGTCGCTCCGCATCGCCGCGCTGCTCGCGCTCGCGCTGCTGTCGGGCCTCACCACGTCGGGCCCCGACCTCGTGCGCTCGATGGTGCAGCAGCTGCGCGTGCCCTACCGCATCGGCTACACGGCGCTGGCCGCGTTCCGGTTCGTGCCGCGGTTCGGCCATGAGCTCGAGGTGATCCGCCAGGCGCATCGGGTGCGGGGCACGGATGCCGGGCGCGGACCGGTCGCGGCCGTGCGACGCTCGATCGGCTACGCCGTGCCGCTGCTGGCGAGCGCCATCCGCCACGCCGAACGCGTCGCCCTCGCCATGGACGCCCGCGCCTTCGGTGCCCACACCACCCGCACCGAGCGCTACCTCGTGCCGTGGCGCGCCCGCGACACCGTGTTCGTGCTCGCGTTCTGGGCCGTCGCGATCGCCCTCTACTGGTGGGGCGTCTCGTCGGGCCTCGGCGCCCTCACGACCAGCCGCACCGAGATCACCGCCTGA
- a CDS encoding ECF transporter S component translates to MRFTTRLLMTCAAIGAAGGLLLIPVNNAAAALAKVVPLAYAAGIGLYLLPFVIALALLRRPGVGVLTALIAGLVNVPFTPYGFSAVVTCLMIGVALEIPFLLSLYRYWKPWVFYVGAGAFAALYSTVSMRSLGVIDFTPAAQVAFVALLVLSAVAGTWLGRFLAARLERTGVVRGLARPESVRQAAEAPESASADATA, encoded by the coding sequence ATGCGATTCACGACCCGACTGCTCATGACCTGCGCCGCGATCGGCGCAGCCGGCGGGCTGCTGCTCATCCCGGTGAACAACGCCGCCGCGGCGCTCGCGAAGGTCGTGCCGCTCGCCTACGCCGCGGGCATCGGGCTGTACCTGCTGCCGTTCGTCATCGCCCTCGCGCTGCTGCGCCGCCCGGGCGTCGGCGTGCTCACCGCGCTCATCGCCGGGCTCGTGAACGTGCCCTTCACGCCGTACGGGTTCTCGGCGGTCGTCACGTGCCTCATGATCGGCGTCGCGCTCGAGATCCCGTTCCTGCTCAGCCTCTACCGCTACTGGAAGCCGTGGGTGTTCTACGTGGGCGCCGGGGCGTTCGCCGCGCTGTACTCGACCGTGTCGATGCGCAGCCTCGGCGTGATCGACTTCACGCCCGCCGCCCAGGTCGCGTTCGTCGCGCTGCTCGTGCTGAGCGCCGTCGCGGGCACCTGGCTCGGCCGGTTCCTCGCCGCGCGCCTCGAGCGCACGGGCGTGGTGCGCGGGCTCGCGCGGCCCGAGTCGGTGCGACAGGCCGCTGAGGCGCCCGAGTCGGCCTCCGCCGACGCGACCGCCTGA
- a CDS encoding siderophore-interacting protein, whose amino-acid sequence MADTHSKQVKPERTVPLRLEVLRRAQVSPHIARVTLGGGEIDRFTHRGRDQWFRLFLPPVDGVGMKLPDRDGWGGYFQLRTTARSLRPTMRNYTVRGYRAATAERGAELDVDFVLHASPETGEVEGLAATWATRCTPGDAVGLLDEGYGFDPAPDAAWFLLVADETGLPAVAGACAALPADARGLVFVELPAADDAQDFPVPEGVEVHWLPRTDGERIGSLAYAAVVAARMPGDTADPGHPAPVRHAFAVGEQALATGIRRHLVGERGWPKESIDFCGYWRLPKDAPAIDGLEAPARRAA is encoded by the coding sequence ATGGCCGACACCCACAGCAAGCAGGTCAAGCCCGAGCGCACCGTGCCGCTGCGACTCGAGGTGCTGCGCCGCGCGCAGGTCAGCCCGCACATCGCGCGCGTCACGCTCGGCGGCGGCGAGATCGACCGGTTCACGCACCGCGGCCGCGACCAGTGGTTCCGGCTCTTCCTGCCGCCCGTCGACGGCGTCGGCATGAAGCTGCCCGACCGCGACGGCTGGGGCGGGTACTTCCAGCTGCGCACGACCGCGCGGTCGCTGCGGCCGACCATGCGCAACTACACCGTGCGCGGCTACCGGGCCGCGACCGCCGAGCGCGGCGCCGAGCTCGACGTCGACTTCGTGCTGCACGCCTCGCCCGAGACCGGCGAGGTCGAGGGCCTCGCCGCGACCTGGGCGACCCGGTGCACGCCCGGCGACGCGGTCGGCCTGCTCGACGAGGGCTATGGGTTCGATCCGGCGCCGGATGCCGCGTGGTTCCTGCTCGTCGCCGACGAGACCGGACTCCCCGCCGTTGCAGGCGCGTGCGCCGCGCTGCCGGCCGACGCCCGCGGGCTCGTGTTCGTCGAGCTGCCCGCGGCCGACGATGCGCAGGACTTCCCCGTGCCCGAGGGCGTCGAGGTGCACTGGCTGCCCCGCACCGACGGCGAGCGCATCGGCTCGCTCGCGTACGCCGCGGTCGTCGCGGCACGGATGCCCGGCGACACCGCCGACCCCGGCCACCCCGCACCCGTGCGGCACGCCTTCGCCGTGGGCGAGCAGGCGCTGGCCACCGGCATCCGCCGTCACCTCGTCGGCGAGCGCGGCTGGCCGAAGGAGTCGATCGACTTCTGCGGCTACTGGCGCCTGCCCAAGGACGCGCCGGCCATCGACGGACTCGAGGCGCCCGCGCGCCGGGCGGCGTAG